A single region of the Streptomyces caelestis genome encodes:
- a CDS encoding aldehyde dehydrogenase: MPDNITVAGVAVDTRHWIGGLRVASADTFTDHSPIDGSVLGEIARGGPTEAEAAVAAARDAFPAWAATSRTERARILHAIADGVEKRIEELAIVETTDNGALLRSHRRGVMPRVAHNFRFFADWLLKLDHEDFETRGHTNHVSWDPAGPCVLITPWNAPLMLATWKVAPALAAGDTVVLKPAEWSPLTASLLADIAAEAGLPAGVLNVVQGYGFEIGDALTSHPDVRRISFTGSVPTARRIAQSAAANLTPLSLELGGKSPLLVFADADLDLAVDLAVEQYDNAGQVCLAGTRLLVEEPVAEEFTRRFVAKASALTQGDPRDEATDIGPTIHSRQLEKIDGFVQRAVAAGARAVIGGHRKGGQYYAPTLLTDVAQDSEIVQEEVFGPVLTLQTFAGEDEAVRLANDTRFGLAATVVTGDRERAERVGGQLVAGTVWVNCFFVRDLQAPFGGSRQSGVGREGGTWSFDFYCDLKNTVTAPKGWDQNHG, encoded by the coding sequence ATGCCTGACAACATCACCGTCGCCGGCGTCGCCGTCGACACCCGGCACTGGATCGGCGGCTTGCGCGTCGCCTCCGCCGATACCTTCACCGACCACTCTCCGATCGACGGCAGCGTGCTGGGCGAGATCGCCCGGGGCGGTCCCACTGAGGCCGAGGCCGCCGTCGCCGCCGCCCGGGACGCGTTCCCCGCCTGGGCCGCCACCTCGCGCACCGAGCGCGCCCGCATCCTGCACGCCATCGCCGACGGCGTCGAGAAGCGGATCGAGGAGCTGGCGATCGTCGAGACCACCGACAACGGTGCGCTGCTGCGGTCGCATCGGCGGGGCGTGATGCCCCGCGTCGCCCACAACTTCCGGTTCTTCGCGGACTGGTTGCTCAAGCTCGATCACGAGGACTTCGAGACGCGGGGGCACACCAACCACGTCAGCTGGGACCCGGCCGGGCCCTGCGTGCTGATCACGCCGTGGAACGCGCCCCTGATGCTGGCCACCTGGAAGGTCGCCCCCGCCCTCGCCGCCGGTGACACCGTCGTCCTCAAGCCCGCCGAGTGGTCCCCGCTGACCGCCTCGCTGCTGGCCGACATCGCGGCCGAGGCCGGGCTGCCGGCCGGTGTCCTCAACGTCGTCCAGGGATACGGCTTTGAGATCGGTGACGCCCTCACCTCCCACCCCGACGTGCGACGCATCAGCTTCACCGGCTCGGTGCCGACCGCCCGGCGGATCGCCCAGTCGGCCGCGGCCAACCTCACTCCTCTCAGTCTCGAACTCGGCGGCAAGTCCCCCCTGCTGGTCTTCGCCGACGCCGATCTCGACCTGGCCGTCGACCTCGCCGTGGAGCAGTACGACAACGCCGGGCAGGTGTGCCTCGCGGGCACCCGGCTGCTCGTCGAGGAGCCGGTCGCCGAGGAGTTCACCCGCCGGTTCGTGGCGAAGGCGTCCGCCCTCACCCAAGGCGACCCCCGCGACGAGGCCACCGACATCGGGCCCACCATCCATTCCCGCCAGCTGGAGAAGATCGACGGTTTCGTGCAGCGGGCCGTCGCGGCCGGGGCGCGGGCGGTCATCGGGGGGCACCGCAAGGGCGGGCAGTACTACGCGCCGACCCTGCTCACCGATGTCGCCCAGGACTCCGAGATCGTGCAGGAGGAGGTCTTCGGGCCGGTTCTGACCCTCCAGACCTTCGCCGGCGAGGACGAGGCCGTCCGGCTCGCCAACGACACCCGCTTCGGGCTGGCCGCCACCGTCGTCACCGGCGACCGGGAGCGCGCCGAGCGGGTCGGCGGGCAGCTGGTCGCGGGGACCGTCTGGGTCAACTGCTTCTTCGTCCGCGACCTCCAGGCCCCGTTCGGCGGTTCCCGGCAGTCCGGAGTCGGCCGCGAGGGCGGCACCTGGAGCTTCGACTTCTACTGCGACCTGAAGAACACCGTCACGGCCCCGAAGGGATGGGACCAGAACCATGGGTGA
- a CDS encoding acetoacetate decarboxylase family protein yields MTGLRGYFHPKTATGASSLIPSPPWRYSGDLLTVEYRTDPARVRELLPEPLELAEEDPGAVALIWADWQSCSASGEELLDPVRAQYKEAFAVVRCRYRGQTYSRCVYIWVDKDFAIARGLHQGYPKKLGSIHQTRPHPYGPAPRIEAGARFGATLAAADRRIAQVVVTLREPSESGGFVNAHPMAHHRWLPSIEKGKGLALDELVASGAASFEGGQPWVGETELELFEAPTEELARLEIREPIAAYYRQVGVVWDGGQLLEAGTSGASAE; encoded by the coding sequence GTGACCGGTCTTCGTGGTTACTTCCATCCCAAGACGGCGACGGGTGCGTCGTCGCTGATTCCCTCTCCGCCCTGGCGGTACTCCGGTGACCTGCTCACCGTCGAGTACCGGACGGATCCCGCGCGGGTGCGTGAACTGCTGCCCGAGCCGCTGGAGTTGGCCGAAGAGGATCCCGGGGCTGTTGCTCTGATATGGGCCGACTGGCAGTCGTGCTCGGCGTCGGGGGAGGAGCTGCTGGATCCGGTGCGGGCGCAGTACAAGGAGGCGTTCGCGGTCGTCCGGTGCCGGTACCGGGGCCAGACGTACTCGCGTTGCGTCTACATCTGGGTGGACAAGGACTTCGCGATCGCGCGGGGACTGCACCAGGGGTATCCGAAGAAGCTGGGCTCCATCCATCAGACGCGACCGCATCCGTACGGGCCCGCTCCGCGGATCGAGGCGGGGGCGCGGTTCGGGGCGACGCTGGCGGCTGCGGATCGGCGTATCGCGCAGGTCGTGGTGACGCTGCGGGAGCCGTCCGAGAGCGGTGGCTTCGTCAATGCGCATCCCATGGCCCACCATCGCTGGCTGCCGTCGATCGAGAAGGGCAAGGGGCTGGCTCTCGATGAGCTGGTCGCATCCGGGGCGGCGTCCTTCGAAGGCGGTCAACCGTGGGTCGGTGAGACGGAGTTGGAGCTTTTCGAGGCGCCGACCGAGGAGCTGGCCCGGCTGGAGATCAGGGAGCCGATCGCCGCGTATTACCGCCAGGTCGGCGTTGTGTGGGATGGCGGGCAGTTGCTGGAGGCCGGTACGTCCGGAGCGTCTGCCGAGTGA
- a CDS encoding NAD(P)/FAD-dependent oxidoreductase produces MGGHIVVAGASLGGLRAAEQLRAAGWTGGITVIGDEPHRPYNRPPLSKEVLAGKASFASLAFTPKASAADVEWRLGTRVTAARLAERAVELHDGSVLSYDGLVVATGMRPRRLRCPGPLAGRHTVRMIDDAQVLRDELTRPGVRVVVVGAGFIGCEVAATAVGLGAAEVTVVDPLPLPMVGPLGEMLARVLLARHEERGVSFVLGSGVTGFEGDDRVTGVVLSDGSVLPADVVVESVGSLANTEWLDGNGLDLSDGVLTDQHLRVGGRPEVVAVGDVARFPNPRYDGVPRRVEHWSMPADSAKHAAKVLVGGDAGVAPFAPLPTFWSDQHDFRLQSFGAPVLGLGDVRVLDGDPSGDVLVGYHRDGRLVGVVALGGPSAARAAARYRADLLKQPALTS; encoded by the coding sequence ATGGGCGGGCACATCGTCGTGGCCGGCGCATCGCTGGGCGGCCTGCGGGCGGCCGAGCAGCTTCGCGCCGCGGGCTGGACCGGCGGCATCACGGTGATCGGCGACGAGCCGCACCGGCCGTACAACCGGCCCCCGCTGTCCAAGGAGGTCCTCGCGGGCAAGGCGTCCTTCGCGTCGCTCGCCTTCACGCCGAAGGCGTCAGCGGCCGACGTGGAGTGGCGGCTGGGCACGAGGGTCACCGCGGCCCGGCTCGCCGAGCGGGCCGTCGAGCTGCACGACGGCTCGGTGCTCTCCTACGACGGGCTGGTCGTCGCCACCGGCATGCGGCCCCGGCGCCTGCGCTGCCCCGGGCCGCTCGCCGGTCGCCACACGGTCCGGATGATCGACGACGCCCAGGTCCTGCGGGACGAGCTGACCCGGCCCGGGGTACGGGTCGTCGTGGTCGGCGCCGGGTTCATCGGCTGCGAGGTCGCCGCGACGGCGGTCGGGCTCGGTGCGGCCGAGGTGACCGTCGTCGATCCGCTGCCGTTGCCCATGGTCGGGCCGCTCGGAGAGATGCTCGCGCGTGTGCTGCTCGCGCGGCACGAGGAGCGCGGGGTTTCCTTCGTGCTGGGTTCGGGTGTGACCGGGTTCGAAGGGGATGACCGTGTCACCGGCGTCGTGCTGAGCGACGGGTCCGTGCTCCCCGCTGATGTGGTGGTGGAGTCCGTGGGCTCCCTCGCCAATACCGAGTGGCTGGACGGCAACGGGCTGGATCTGAGCGACGGGGTCCTCACCGATCAGCACCTGCGGGTCGGAGGCCGCCCGGAGGTCGTCGCGGTCGGCGATGTCGCACGCTTCCCGAACCCCCGCTACGACGGTGTGCCGCGGCGGGTCGAGCACTGGTCCATGCCCGCCGACTCGGCCAAGCACGCCGCGAAGGTGCTGGTCGGCGGTGACGCCGGCGTGGCGCCCTTCGCGCCGCTGCCGACCTTCTGGAGCGACCAGCACGACTTCCGGTTGCAGTCCTTCGGTGCGCCTGTCCTGGGGCTCGGTGACGTCCGGGTCCTCGACGGTGACCCCTCGGGGGACGTGCTGGTCGGTTACCACCGCGACGGACGGCTGGTCGGTGTCGTGGCGCTCGGCGGGCCTTCCGCTGCCCGTGCCGCGGCCCGGTACCGCGCCGACCTGCTGAAGCAGCCCGCACTCACCTCGTAA
- a CDS encoding ferredoxin encodes MKVVVDMNKCQDHGQCVFAAPDVFRMDDDGRLAYVPDPDGALRDEVEEAADVCPLQAIRIED; translated from the coding sequence ATGAAGGTCGTCGTCGACATGAACAAGTGCCAGGACCACGGCCAGTGCGTCTTCGCGGCCCCCGACGTCTTCCGGATGGACGACGACGGCCGCCTGGCCTACGTCCCCGACCCCGACGGCGCCCTGCGCGACGAGGTCGAGGAGGCCGCGGACGTCTGCCCGCTCCAGGCCATCCGGATCGAGGACTGA
- a CDS encoding glutamine synthetase family protein — translation MSAHDLEEVRRHMERLAADGIDVVRVTYPDLIGTDRARDVLLEELPRACEHGLAFCRAVYHTSPQGDVVPVCGGLDAGLPDICVRPDLGTLVPLPWEPGVAACLGEVVDAATGAPAPESPRDLLRAVLARCAEHGLRPVVGPELEYFLCDPDPSGGWRRYAPDPGVVYTAGLRADPDNHLLRTLRHVRDLKVGAISGNHEFDGGQIEINLVHSDAVSAADRSFRFKAAIKELARKEGRLATFMAKPFNDAGGSGFHLHLSCDDEDGRNTFDDPSGPYGLSATARHAVAGVLAHAPALAALLNPTINSYKRFGPDTLAPWLIDWGLDNRSAMVRIPPERGSGARLELRLGDASANPYLAIAATTAAALLGVLAGEEPPAPLEGYGYDTARSAVLPQTLSAALDALEADTALTDLLGKDFTTSFLSYKRDEVERFHRHVTDWEFTEYAYHL, via the coding sequence GTGAGCGCTCACGACCTTGAAGAAGTCCGCCGCCACATGGAGCGGCTCGCCGCCGACGGCATCGACGTGGTCCGGGTGACCTATCCCGACCTCATCGGCACCGACCGGGCGCGTGACGTGCTGCTGGAGGAGCTGCCCCGGGCCTGTGAGCACGGCCTCGCGTTCTGCCGGGCCGTCTACCACACCAGCCCGCAGGGCGACGTGGTCCCGGTCTGCGGCGGGCTGGACGCGGGCCTGCCGGACATCTGTGTCCGCCCGGACCTCGGCACGCTGGTGCCGCTGCCCTGGGAACCGGGGGTGGCCGCCTGTCTGGGGGAGGTCGTCGACGCGGCGACCGGGGCGCCGGCCCCCGAGTCGCCCCGCGACCTGCTGCGTGCGGTCCTCGCCCGGTGCGCCGAGCACGGGCTGCGGCCGGTGGTCGGGCCCGAGCTGGAGTACTTCCTGTGCGACCCGGACCCGTCGGGCGGCTGGCGCCGCTACGCACCCGACCCCGGGGTCGTCTACACCGCCGGCCTGCGGGCCGACCCGGACAACCACCTGCTGCGCACCCTGCGCCACGTACGCGACCTGAAGGTCGGGGCCATCAGCGGCAACCACGAGTTCGACGGCGGACAGATAGAGATCAACCTGGTGCACTCCGACGCCGTGTCGGCCGCCGACCGCTCCTTCCGCTTCAAGGCCGCGATCAAGGAACTGGCCCGCAAGGAGGGCCGGCTGGCCACCTTCATGGCCAAGCCCTTCAACGACGCGGGCGGCTCCGGCTTCCACCTGCATCTGTCCTGCGACGACGAGGACGGCCGCAACACCTTCGACGACCCGTCGGGCCCGTACGGCCTGTCCGCGACCGCCCGGCACGCCGTCGCCGGTGTCCTCGCCCACGCGCCCGCCCTCGCCGCGCTGCTCAACCCCACGATCAACTCGTACAAACGCTTCGGCCCGGACACCCTGGCGCCCTGGCTGATCGACTGGGGGCTGGACAACCGCAGCGCCATGGTGCGCATACCGCCCGAGCGCGGCTCCGGCGCCCGGCTCGAACTGCGGCTGGGTGACGCGAGCGCCAACCCCTACCTGGCGATCGCCGCGACGACGGCCGCCGCCCTGCTGGGCGTCCTGGCCGGCGAGGAACCGCCCGCGCCGCTGGAGGGCTACGGCTACGACACCGCCCGCTCGGCCGTCCTGCCGCAGACCCTGTCCGCCGCGCTGGACGCGCTGGAGGCGGACACCGCCCTGACCGACCTGCTCGGCAAGGACTTCACCACGTCCTTCCTCTCCTACAAGCGCGACGAGGTCGAACGCTTCCACCGGCACGTCACCGACTGGGAGTTCACCGAGTACGCCTACCACCTGTGA
- a CDS encoding cytochrome P450 encodes MTTEPLTDAVREPLPLSDVNLADLDRFTDGVTPWRMFHTLRHEDPVHWQPEEAPNSGFWAVTRHRDIVRVDRDSETFTSTKFVNLEEVDDDQIKKRASILELDGVRHRALRSLIQRQFGANVISGYTDFLRGLTARTLDAALAKGRFDFVADVSADFPINVLARLLDVPPEDNQRLIDWGNRIIGHTDPDYADVLLHSEESERYRDLPFRSPASLEVFEYGRELARQRRGGDGTDLISRLVNTTPRDGVPLSPQDFDNYFLLLVVAGNETTRHTISHSMLALIQHPEQLARLQEDPSLIPGAVEEFLRWASPVYHFRRTATCDVELGGKRIREGDKVVMWFASGNRDEEVFGNPYDFDVTRTDNDHVTFGKGSPHLCLGNLLARTEIRIMFEELIPRLADIRLAGEVPRVRSNFVNGIKKLPVEVTPA; translated from the coding sequence ATGACGACCGAGCCCCTGACCGACGCCGTGCGCGAGCCGCTGCCCCTGTCCGACGTGAACCTCGCCGACCTGGACCGCTTCACGGACGGCGTCACGCCCTGGCGGATGTTCCACACCCTGCGCCACGAGGACCCGGTGCACTGGCAGCCCGAGGAGGCGCCCAACTCCGGGTTCTGGGCGGTGACCCGGCACCGGGACATCGTCCGGGTCGACCGCGACTCCGAGACCTTCACGTCCACGAAGTTCGTCAACCTGGAGGAGGTCGACGACGACCAGATCAAGAAACGCGCCTCCATCCTCGAACTGGACGGGGTCCGGCACCGGGCGCTGCGCAGCCTCATCCAGCGGCAGTTCGGCGCGAACGTGATCAGCGGCTACACCGACTTCCTGCGCGGCCTGACCGCTCGGACCCTCGACGCCGCCCTCGCCAAGGGCCGTTTCGACTTCGTGGCGGACGTCTCGGCGGACTTCCCGATCAACGTCCTCGCCCGACTGCTGGATGTGCCCCCGGAGGACAACCAGAGGCTCATCGACTGGGGCAACCGCATCATCGGCCACACCGATCCCGACTACGCGGACGTCCTGCTGCACAGCGAGGAGAGCGAGCGGTACCGCGACCTGCCCTTCCGCTCCCCCGCGTCACTGGAGGTCTTCGAGTACGGGCGGGAACTGGCGCGGCAGCGACGCGGCGGCGACGGCACCGACCTGATATCCCGGCTGGTCAACACCACCCCCCGGGACGGCGTCCCGCTCTCCCCGCAGGACTTCGACAACTACTTCCTGCTCCTGGTCGTCGCCGGCAACGAGACGACCCGCCACACCATCTCGCACTCCATGCTGGCCCTCATCCAGCACCCCGAGCAGCTGGCCCGCCTCCAGGAGGACCCCTCCCTGATCCCGGGCGCGGTCGAGGAGTTCCTGCGCTGGGCCTCCCCCGTCTACCACTTCCGCCGCACCGCCACGTGCGACGTCGAACTGGGCGGCAAGCGGATCAGGGAGGGCGACAAGGTCGTGATGTGGTTCGCCTCCGGCAACCGCGACGAGGAGGTCTTCGGCAACCCGTACGACTTCGACGTCACACGGACGGACAACGACCACGTCACCTTCGGCAAGGGCAGCCCCCACCTGTGCCTGGGCAACCTGCTCGCGCGCACCGAGATCCGGATCATGTTCGAGGAACTGATCCCGCGCCTGGCGGACATCCGCCTGGCGGGCGAGGTGCCGCGGGTGCGCTCCAACTTCGTGAACGGCATCAAGAAGCTGCCGGTCGAGGTCACGCCGGCCTGA